The DNA segment CTGATTCGTAGTGATAAAAAATAGTTAAATTGTGATATAATAAGAAAAGATAACGCCCCTTTGTGTAAGGGGCGTTCTAATGTTTAGATTTAGAATGGTGAGGTTCCTATGCGCAGCGATAATAGAACAGCAGGTCAATTGCGACCTATTAAAATAACACGGAATTTTACAGAGTATGCAGAAGGTTCTGTACTCATTGAGTGCGGCAAGACTAAGGTTATCTGTACAGCCACTGTGGAGGATTCTGTGCCACGCTGGCTCAAAGGTTCTGGCCAAGGTTGGGTAACTGCTGAATACTCCTTGTTGCCACGTTCTACGCAAACTCGCGTAAGCCGTGAGGCTGCAAAGGGTAAACAAACGGGCCGCACCGTAGAAATTCAACGCCTTATCGGTCGTGCTTTGCGCGCCGTTGTAGATCTTGAAGCATTAGGTGAACGTTCTATTACAATCGACTGCGATGTAATTCAAGCCGATGGCGGCACGCGTACAGCATCGATTACAGGTGCCTTTGTAGCCCTCGTTGATGCGGTGGACTTCACCTTTGGTGGCGCAGGTAAATTCCCGATTACTGACTTCTGCGCAGCTATTTCCGTAGGGATTGGCCCAGAAGGTCCTATTACGGATCTTTGCTACGAAGAGGATAGTGCAGCTATCGTTGACATGAACGTGGTGCGTACAGGCTCTGGCAATATGGTTGAGGTACAAGGTACTGGTGAACATGGTACCTTTAACCGTGATGAGCTCAATGCATTACTTGATTTAGCAGAGGCTGCTACAGATGAGCTCATGGCAAAACAACGTGAAGTACTTGGCACAACAGCAGATAAAGTAGGTAAGGTATATCCTACAGCTCCGGAGGTGTAAGGTGGAACAAATCGTATTAGCTACAGGCAATAAAGGGAAAATTCGTGAATTTTCTGAGGCTTTCTCTCATTTATCTATCGATTGTGTACCGGTAAAAGATGTAATTTCCATTGATGAACCAGAGGAAACGGGTACCACTTTTATGGAAAATGCTCTATTAAAGGCTCGCTACTACGCAAAGGCTACCAATCGTCCATGCCTTGCCGATGATTCTGGCATCACCGTAGATGCTCTTAATGGGGCACCAGGCGTATATTCTGCGCGTTATGCAGGTCATCATGGGGATGATCAAGCTAATAATGAAAAATTAATTCGCGAATTGCAAGGTAAAAGCGACCGCACAGGTCATTATGTATGTGCCTTAGCTCTCGTATATCCTGATGGCCGTGAAGTGACAGCTGAAGGCTATTGTGATGGACTTGTTCAAGATGAGCCAAAAGGGGATAATGGTTTTGGCTATGATCCATACTTTTATGTACCTGAATTTGAAAAGACAATGGCAGAACTTAGCATTGAAGAAAAGGAAACCATCAGCCATCGTGGCCGTGCTTTACGCAAATTAATTAACAAGCTTTAATATTTTCGAACTATATGGTAT comes from the Veillonella dispar genome and includes:
- the rph gene encoding ribonuclease PH, giving the protein MRSDNRTAGQLRPIKITRNFTEYAEGSVLIECGKTKVICTATVEDSVPRWLKGSGQGWVTAEYSLLPRSTQTRVSREAAKGKQTGRTVEIQRLIGRALRAVVDLEALGERSITIDCDVIQADGGTRTASITGAFVALVDAVDFTFGGAGKFPITDFCAAISVGIGPEGPITDLCYEEDSAAIVDMNVVRTGSGNMVEVQGTGEHGTFNRDELNALLDLAEAATDELMAKQREVLGTTADKVGKVYPTAPEV
- a CDS encoding XTP/dITP diphosphatase; this encodes MEQIVLATGNKGKIREFSEAFSHLSIDCVPVKDVISIDEPEETGTTFMENALLKARYYAKATNRPCLADDSGITVDALNGAPGVYSARYAGHHGDDQANNEKLIRELQGKSDRTGHYVCALALVYPDGREVTAEGYCDGLVQDEPKGDNGFGYDPYFYVPEFEKTMAELSIEEKETISHRGRALRKLINKL